In the Onychostoma macrolepis isolate SWU-2019 chromosome 09, ASM1243209v1, whole genome shotgun sequence genome, one interval contains:
- the LOC131546970 gene encoding secreted phosphoprotein 24, with amino-acid sequence MTPAYILLLFFQCSCVSGQLVSGYNFSPLANLALKVSVDEVNRQSSNFNLHRPTSSVVRQITPGRDNTYDILLDFGIKETVCPKYTRRPYRNSCRFKQGRLASEKLCSSLVRVGSMSVAPLGISCMAAFGSSSESSSEEVIIRRTGRVGSLS; translated from the exons atGACACCAGCCTACATTCTGCTGCTCTTCTTTCAGTGCAGCTGTGTCTCAG GGCAGCTTGTATCAGGATATAACTTCAGTCCTCTGGCTAACCTGGCATTGAAGGTTTCTGTCGATGAAGTCAACAGGCAGTCCAGCAATTTCAACCTGCACAGGCCAACCAGCAGTGTGGTCCGACAG ATCACACCGGGACGTGATAATACTTATGATATCCTGCTTGATTTTGGAATAAAGGAGACAGTCTGTCCGAAATATACCAGGAGACCATACAGGAATAGTTGCCGTTTCAAACAGGGACGTCTTGCG TCAGAGAAACTGTGCTCCAGTCTTGTGCGTGTTGGCAGCATGTCTGTAGCTCCTCTGGGCATCAGTTGTATGGCTGCTTTTGGGTCCAGCTCAGAGTCCAGCAGTGAAGAGGTCATTATCCGGCGGACAGGACGGGTGGGCTCTTTGTCTTAA